In one Pseudomonas purpurea genomic region, the following are encoded:
- the fecA gene encoding TonB-dependent Fe(3+) dicitrate receptor FecA gives MPAQPSRLTPLARSLRHLLLGASLSLAVLPQAFAAEAKPYHIAPASLENALNQFGREAGVLISFGSQVTSGVQSNGLNGNFSAEEGLEKLLEGTGLQARAEGNNAFSLQPASAGTAVELGASNVVGDWLGDAAQTNVFEHPGARDVIRREAFERQGATQARDVLNRIPGVNAPDNNGTGSHDMALNFGIRGLNPRLASRSTVLMDGIPVPFAPYGQPQLSFAPISMGNMDAVDVVRGGGAVRYGPQNVGGIVNFVTRAIPDAPTVKGGFQTETSPSSSHDGFKTTGNLLAGGTADNGLGGALLYSGTRGGDWREHSDTEIDDLILKGKYQLDEANSFNASAQYYEGKADMPGGLNVADYKADPYQSTRPNDQFWGRRTMFNVGYRYQEDRREFTVNSFFTKTLRNGYLDQTKFISLSPREYWVRGLESRFAQGFDLGETVHEVGLGYRYINEAGHEQRFTTPIAAHELPTTGSNRDRNTRGSTEAHAIFLDDRIDIGKWTITPGIRYEMIDSQQTDNLANAKYQGSYNTALPALNVLYHLNDSWNLYANTEGSFGSVQYSQMRKRVDKGEVKPEKARTWELGTRYDNGNLRAEIGAFLINFDNQYESNQTTDTVIARGETRHQGIESSINYALDGLNPALAGFDVYATYAFVDATIREDGPNKGNRVPFSSRHKGTLGIGYTEGQWKLNLDSSYQSDQFADNANTVKESKAGNAGKIPGYMLFSSRAAYDFGPRLSDLNVAVGVKNIFNHQYFTRSFDDNNMGKYVGEPRTLYVQTSVAF, from the coding sequence ATGCCCGCCCAGCCTTCCCGCCTCACCCCGCTTGCCCGCTCACTGCGCCACCTTCTGCTGGGTGCCAGCCTGAGCCTTGCCGTACTGCCGCAAGCCTTTGCCGCCGAGGCCAAGCCGTATCACATCGCGCCGGCCTCGCTGGAAAATGCCCTGAACCAGTTCGGGCGTGAAGCGGGCGTGCTGATTTCCTTTGGCTCGCAGGTCACCAGCGGCGTGCAAAGCAATGGCCTGAACGGCAATTTCAGCGCCGAGGAAGGCCTGGAAAAACTCCTCGAAGGCACCGGCCTGCAAGCCCGCGCCGAAGGCAACAATGCGTTCAGCCTGCAACCCGCCAGCGCGGGGACTGCCGTCGAGTTGGGCGCCTCCAACGTGGTCGGCGACTGGCTGGGCGATGCGGCGCAAACCAATGTGTTCGAACACCCGGGTGCCCGTGACGTGATCCGTCGCGAGGCGTTCGAGCGTCAGGGCGCGACCCAGGCTCGTGATGTCCTGAACCGGATCCCCGGGGTCAACGCGCCGGACAACAACGGCACCGGCAGCCACGACATGGCGCTGAATTTCGGGATTCGCGGCCTCAATCCACGCCTGGCCTCGCGCTCTACCGTGCTGATGGATGGCATTCCCGTGCCGTTCGCGCCCTACGGTCAACCACAGTTGTCGTTCGCGCCGATCAGCATGGGCAACATGGACGCAGTCGACGTGGTACGCGGCGGTGGCGCGGTGCGTTACGGCCCGCAAAACGTCGGCGGGATCGTCAACTTCGTGACCCGGGCAATCCCGGATGCGCCCACCGTCAAAGGTGGTTTCCAGACTGAAACCAGCCCGTCTTCCAGCCATGACGGCTTCAAGACAACCGGCAATCTGCTGGCCGGTGGCACCGCCGACAATGGCCTGGGCGGCGCGCTGTTGTATTCCGGCACACGCGGTGGCGACTGGCGTGAACACAGCGACACCGAAATCGACGACCTGATCCTCAAGGGCAAGTACCAGCTCGACGAGGCCAACAGCTTCAACGCCAGCGCCCAGTATTACGAAGGCAAGGCTGACATGCCGGGTGGCCTGAACGTCGCCGACTACAAGGCCGACCCGTACCAGTCGACCCGCCCGAACGATCAGTTCTGGGGTCGCCGCACGATGTTCAATGTCGGGTATCGCTACCAGGAAGATCGCCGTGAATTCACGGTCAACAGTTTCTTCACCAAGACCCTGCGCAACGGTTACCTGGACCAGACCAAGTTCATCTCGCTGTCACCTCGCGAATACTGGGTGCGTGGCCTGGAAAGCCGTTTCGCTCAGGGCTTCGATTTGGGCGAAACCGTGCACGAAGTGGGCCTCGGTTACCGTTACATCAACGAGGCCGGCCACGAACAGCGCTTCACCACGCCCATCGCCGCCCACGAATTACCAACCACCGGCAGCAACCGTGATCGCAATACCCGTGGCAGCACCGAAGCCCACGCGATTTTCCTCGATGACCGCATCGATATCGGCAAGTGGACCATCACGCCCGGTATCCGCTACGAAATGATCGACTCGCAGCAAACCGACAACCTCGCCAACGCCAAGTACCAGGGCAGCTACAACACCGCCCTGCCGGCCTTGAACGTTTTGTACCACCTCAACGACAGCTGGAACCTCTACGCCAACACCGAAGGTTCGTTCGGCAGCGTGCAGTACAGCCAGATGCGCAAACGTGTCGACAAGGGTGAAGTCAAACCGGAAAAGGCTCGCACGTGGGAACTCGGGACCCGTTACGACAACGGCAACCTGCGGGCCGAAATCGGTGCGTTCCTGATCAATTTCGACAACCAGTACGAAAGCAATCAAACCACCGATACGGTGATCGCCCGTGGTGAAACCCGCCACCAGGGCATCGAGTCCAGCATCAACTATGCACTCGACGGTTTGAACCCGGCGCTGGCCGGCTTCGATGTCTACGCCACCTACGCGTTCGTCGACGCGACCATCCGCGAGGACGGGCCGAACAAGGGCAACCGCGTGCCGTTCTCTTCCCGACACAAAGGAACGCTGGGCATCGGTTACACCGAAGGCCAATGGAAACTGAACCTGGACAGCAGCTACCAGAGCGACCAGTTCGCCGACAACGCCAACACCGTCAAGGAAAGCAAGGCCGGCAACGCTGGCAAGATCCCTGGCTATATGCTGTTCAGCAGCCGGGCGGCTTATGATTTTGGCCCGCGACTGTCGGACCTGAACGTCGCCGTGGGGGTGAAAAACATCTTCAACCATCAGTACTTCACCCGCTCGTTCGATGACAACAACATGGGCAAATATGTGGGCGAACCACGGACCTTGTATGTGCAGACGTCGGTGGCATTCTGA
- a CDS encoding amidase, translated as MKSYISNPQRLTLSVMAALFFGMSSTSVNSAEIDIQEITVAEIEKAFESGAYTSEQLTTIFLARIERFNPHYNAFTAMNSKALDEARDVDRRRKAGEKLGPLAGVPVVVKDTMDMAGLPSTAGYAPLSSRAGGFDLIPERDSAVVQRLRAAGAIILAKTNVPVFSGSPANANDSWAGVTYNALNRSWSPGGSSAGTGTAVAANFAVVGLAEETGGSIQNPAGAQSVVGIKPTFGLVPNSGVIPQAGSTRDVIGPIARNVRDAAITLDVLAGYTLEDPKTTAAFGNIPPGGYTAGLKTGALKGKRIGLLGPGWSTTFGHLPPVTKVEYQKAIAQIESLGASVVADPFAGSCFVDLAPADGSYDPRGSDAHAYDLDLYLKNLGNSAAVHSLDELHVKMGMNLFEKGGPLDYYTEQLPVLGQSYKTPAIAPDLSDFAHLREDYLRVFNHVMDENNLDALVFPQMVEPLGDVYESFIDSTTSSPINISGVPGVVVPSGAYPGGQPFSLIFVGRLWSEGQLLAYAFDYEQTVKGRLVPAPLETTPGPKPM; from the coding sequence TTGAAAAGTTACATCAGTAATCCGCAACGGTTAACGTTGTCGGTGATGGCTGCATTGTTTTTTGGAATGAGCAGCACCTCTGTTAATAGTGCCGAGATCGATATTCAGGAAATCACGGTAGCTGAGATCGAAAAAGCTTTTGAGTCCGGGGCGTATACGTCAGAGCAATTGACAACGATATTTCTCGCTCGTATTGAAAGATTTAATCCGCACTACAACGCTTTTACTGCGATGAATTCAAAGGCGCTTGATGAAGCCCGTGATGTAGATCGCCGGCGAAAAGCCGGAGAGAAGCTCGGGCCGCTAGCCGGCGTTCCGGTTGTGGTAAAGGACACCATGGATATGGCTGGACTTCCCTCCACAGCGGGTTATGCGCCTCTCTCATCGAGAGCGGGAGGCTTCGATCTTATTCCTGAAAGGGATTCGGCGGTCGTGCAGCGCTTGAGGGCTGCCGGTGCGATCATTCTGGCAAAAACCAATGTCCCTGTTTTTTCCGGAAGCCCTGCTAACGCCAATGACAGTTGGGCCGGAGTGACTTACAACGCGCTTAACCGCTCATGGTCTCCCGGTGGTTCGTCTGCCGGCACGGGGACGGCAGTCGCGGCAAACTTTGCCGTGGTCGGGTTGGCAGAAGAGACAGGTGGCTCCATTCAAAACCCGGCCGGTGCGCAGAGCGTGGTTGGCATCAAACCTACCTTTGGTCTCGTTCCGAACTCCGGGGTGATTCCACAGGCAGGTTCCACACGGGATGTCATTGGCCCGATCGCCCGCAACGTGCGTGATGCTGCGATTACCCTTGATGTGTTGGCGGGGTACACCCTGGAGGACCCTAAAACCACGGCTGCTTTTGGCAATATCCCGCCAGGAGGGTACACGGCGGGTTTAAAAACCGGGGCTCTGAAGGGTAAGCGTATTGGGCTGTTGGGGCCAGGCTGGAGCACCACCTTCGGACATTTGCCACCCGTGACAAAGGTGGAGTATCAGAAAGCCATCGCGCAGATTGAGTCGCTGGGGGCCAGCGTGGTTGCAGATCCTTTCGCCGGCTCCTGTTTTGTTGATCTGGCCCCGGCTGATGGTAGCTATGACCCCCGTGGGTCTGATGCTCATGCCTATGATCTTGACCTTTACCTTAAAAACCTGGGGAACAGTGCAGCCGTTCATTCGCTTGATGAGTTGCACGTAAAGATGGGGATGAACCTCTTCGAAAAGGGAGGGCCACTCGATTACTACACCGAGCAACTGCCTGTACTGGGCCAGTCCTACAAAACCCCCGCCATCGCACCTGATCTTTCCGACTTTGCTCACCTTCGGGAAGACTACTTGCGGGTTTTCAATCATGTAATGGATGAAAACAACCTGGACGCACTGGTCTTCCCGCAAATGGTCGAGCCCTTGGGCGATGTGTATGAAAGTTTCATAGACTCTACAACGTCCTCACCTATCAATATCTCAGGTGTCCCGGGTGTTGTTGTGCCCAGTGGAGCCTATCCGGGAGGCCAGCCATTCTCGTTGATCTTTGTCGGGCGCTTGTGGAGCGAGGGCCAGTTACTGGCCTATGCATTTGACTACGAACAGACCGTGAAGGGACGACTTGTTCCTGCACCGTTGGAAACAACGCCTGGACCGAAGCCGATGTAA
- a CDS encoding sigma-70 family RNA polymerase sigma factor: protein MRTILVLLSIPRLPGVFAVSSTVEVLYHAHHNWLTGWLRHKLGCPHSAADLAQDTFMRVLTARETPQIIEPRAFLTTIAKRVLFNHYRRQDLERAYLQALAQLPEIVAPSEEDKAIILQTLAELDQLLDGLPRPVKRAFLLAQLDGLGYAEIAQTLGISIATVKRHLNKAALRCYFAL from the coding sequence ATGCGAACAATTCTTGTTCTCTTAAGCATCCCCAGGTTGCCCGGAGTGTTCGCGGTGAGCAGTACCGTCGAAGTCCTTTATCACGCCCATCACAACTGGCTCACCGGCTGGCTGCGGCACAAACTCGGCTGCCCTCACAGCGCCGCCGACCTGGCCCAGGACACCTTCATGCGGGTGCTGACCGCCCGCGAAACGCCGCAGATCATCGAACCGCGCGCGTTTCTCACCACGATTGCCAAGCGCGTGCTGTTCAACCATTACCGCCGCCAGGACCTCGAACGCGCCTACCTGCAAGCGCTGGCACAGTTGCCGGAAATCGTCGCCCCGTCGGAGGAAGACAAGGCAATCATCCTGCAAACCCTGGCAGAGCTCGATCAACTGCTCGACGGCTTGCCGCGACCGGTCAAGCGCGCCTTCCTGCTCGCGCAGCTCGATGGCCTCGGTTACGCCGAGATCGCCCAGACGCTGGGGATTTCCATCGCCACGGTCAAACGCCATCTGAACAAGGCAGCCCTGCGCTGCTACTTCGCCCTGTGA
- a CDS encoding L-serine ammonia-lyase translates to MAISVFDLFKVGIGPSSSHTVGPMRAAATFAQSLFDQGLLGDVRRVEVRLYGSLSATGVGHATDRACVMGLMGEWPDSVDPTSIGPRIQQLRESGELLLAGRMSIAFDWQRDLLLLDESLPYHPNAMALIAFGEQGKLWEQTYYSVGGGFIVEAAEAESGVAPAGDVELPYDFSSAAELLSLCNQHGLRVAELMMANERAWRSDAEIRQGLLHIWSVMRECVEQGLRHEGVLPGGLDVPRRAAKLHRSLLEIGKPNVISSTLSAMEWVNLFALAVNEENAAGGRMVTAPTNGAAGIIPAVLHYYMKFNPEATDDDVVNFFLAAASVGILCKKNASISGAEVGCQGEVGSACAMAAAGLAEVLGATPEQLENAAEIGLEHNLGLTCDPVGGLVQVPCIERNAIAAVKAINATQMALRGDGKHFISLDRVIRTMRDTGADMHDKYKETSRGGLAVSWVEC, encoded by the coding sequence ATGGCTATCAGTGTTTTTGATCTCTTCAAGGTCGGTATCGGTCCGTCCAGCTCCCACACCGTCGGCCCGATGCGCGCCGCCGCGACCTTCGCCCAATCGCTGTTCGACCAAGGTTTGCTGGGCGATGTCAGGCGCGTGGAAGTCCGTCTCTATGGTTCGCTGTCCGCCACCGGCGTCGGCCACGCCACCGACCGCGCCTGCGTCATGGGCCTGATGGGCGAATGGCCCGACAGCGTCGACCCCACCAGCATCGGCCCGCGCATCCAGCAGTTGCGTGAAAGCGGTGAACTCCTGCTGGCCGGTCGCATGAGCATTGCCTTCGACTGGCAGCGCGATTTGCTGCTGCTCGACGAAAGCCTGCCGTATCACCCTAACGCCATGGCCCTGATCGCGTTTGGCGAACAAGGCAAGTTGTGGGAACAAACCTACTACTCGGTGGGCGGTGGTTTCATCGTCGAAGCGGCCGAAGCGGAATCCGGCGTAGCGCCTGCCGGTGACGTCGAATTGCCTTACGACTTCTCCAGCGCGGCAGAACTCCTGTCGCTGTGCAATCAGCATGGCTTGCGGGTTGCCGAGTTGATGATGGCCAACGAACGCGCCTGGCGCAGCGACGCGGAAATCCGCCAGGGGTTGCTGCACATCTGGTCGGTAATGCGCGAATGCGTGGAGCAAGGCCTGCGCCATGAAGGTGTGCTGCCCGGCGGCCTCGATGTGCCACGGCGTGCCGCGAAACTGCACCGCAGCCTGTTGGAAATCGGCAAGCCGAACGTCATCAGTTCGACCCTCTCGGCAATGGAATGGGTGAACCTGTTTGCCCTGGCCGTGAACGAAGAAAACGCCGCCGGCGGACGCATGGTCACCGCACCGACCAACGGCGCGGCGGGGATCATTCCCGCAGTCCTGCACTACTACATGAAGTTCAACCCCGAGGCCACGGACGACGACGTGGTGAATTTCTTCCTCGCCGCCGCGTCGGTGGGCATCCTGTGCAAGAAAAACGCCTCGATCTCCGGCGCCGAAGTCGGCTGCCAGGGTGAGGTCGGCTCGGCCTGCGCCATGGCGGCGGCCGGTTTGGCCGAGGTCCTGGGCGCGACGCCCGAACAACTGGAAAACGCCGCCGAAATCGGCCTGGAACACAACCTCGGCCTGACCTGCGACCCAGTCGGCGGGTTGGTTCAAGTGCCGTGCATCGAGCGCAACGCAATTGCCGCTGTAAAGGCAATCAACGCCACCCAAATGGCCCTGCGCGGCGACGGCAAACACTTCATTTCCCTGGACCGGGTAATCCGCACCATGCGCGATACCGGCGCCGACATGCACGACAAATACAAAGAAACTTCACGGGGCGGCCTGGCTGTCAGCTGGGTGGAATGCTGA
- a CDS encoding serine/threonine transporter: MTDVRTPAAENPAVDLTRDTATRWSKHDTTWMLGLYGTAIGAGTLFLPINAGVGGFWPLLVLALLAFPMTFFAHRGLTRFVLSGRSGDITEVVEEHFGIGAGKLITLLYFFAIFPILLVYSVALTNTLTSFMEHQLHIATPPRAVLSLALILGLMAIVRCGQGVIVKAMSVLVYPFVAALLLLGVSLIPNWNGAFFASASEGMPLPLFFKTLWLAIPVMVFSFNHSPIISAFAVDQKQRYGAQAESKSSGILAVAHTMMVLTVMFFCFSCVLALSPADLAAAKAQNISILSYLANHFQTPVIAYAAPLIALVAITKSFLGHYIGASEGFQGLIVKSLRGRGRVMSASWLNRATALFMILSCWAVATFNPSILGMIETLGGPVIACLLFLMPMYAIRRVPSLRQYSGQASNVFVVLIGLIALSAIIYSVMP, translated from the coding sequence ATGACCGATGTACGTACACCTGCTGCTGAAAATCCTGCTGTAGACCTGACCCGCGACACCGCAACACGCTGGAGTAAACACGACACCACCTGGATGCTCGGCCTCTACGGCACCGCGATTGGTGCAGGCACGCTGTTCCTGCCGATCAACGCCGGTGTCGGCGGTTTCTGGCCATTGCTGGTGCTGGCGCTGCTGGCCTTTCCGATGACCTTCTTCGCTCACCGTGGCCTGACCCGCTTCGTGCTGTCCGGGCGCTCCGGGGATATCACCGAAGTGGTCGAAGAACACTTCGGCATTGGCGCGGGCAAGCTGATCACCCTGCTGTACTTCTTTGCGATCTTCCCGATCCTGCTGGTGTACAGCGTGGCGCTGACCAATACCCTGACCAGCTTCATGGAACACCAGTTGCACATCGCCACGCCGCCACGCGCGGTGCTGTCGCTGGCGCTGATCCTCGGCCTGATGGCCATCGTGCGTTGTGGCCAGGGCGTGATCGTCAAGGCCATGAGCGTGCTGGTGTATCCGTTTGTCGCCGCGTTGCTGTTGCTGGGCGTGAGCCTGATTCCGAACTGGAACGGCGCGTTCTTCGCCTCGGCCAGTGAAGGCATGCCGCTGCCGCTGTTCTTCAAGACCCTGTGGCTGGCGATCCCGGTGATGGTGTTCTCGTTCAACCACTCGCCGATCATTTCGGCGTTCGCGGTTGACCAGAAGCAGCGTTACGGCGCTCAGGCCGAATCAAAAAGCAGCGGGATCCTCGCGGTTGCCCACACCATGATGGTGCTGACGGTGATGTTCTTCTGCTTCAGTTGCGTACTGGCCCTGTCGCCGGCCGACCTGGCCGCCGCCAAGGCGCAGAACATCTCGATCCTGTCGTACCTGGCCAACCACTTCCAGACCCCGGTCATTGCCTATGCCGCGCCGTTGATTGCGTTGGTGGCCATCACCAAATCCTTCCTCGGCCATTACATCGGTGCCAGCGAAGGTTTTCAGGGCCTGATCGTGAAAAGCCTGCGCGGCCGTGGCCGGGTGATGTCGGCGAGCTGGCTGAACCGCGCCACCGCGCTGTTCATGATCCTCAGTTGCTGGGCCGTGGCGACCTTCAACCCGAGCATCCTGGGCATGATCGAAACCCTCGGTGGGCCGGTCATCGCCTGCCTGCTGTTCCTGATGCCGATGTACGCGATCCGTCGCGTGCCGTCGTTGCGCCAGTATTCGGGGCAAGCCTCAAACGTGTTCGTGGTGCTGATCGGCCTGATCGCACTGTCAGCGATCATCTACTCC
- a CDS encoding LysR substrate-binding domain-containing protein, translating to MSRQFHAQTYVWLHVFSCAARHLSFTRCAEELHITPGAVSQQIRQLEERLGFRLFHRRARGVELSAEGQRLAITVNEAYGSIDAELSRLDAGMISGTLRLRSIPSFLGKWLTPRLPRLQQRFPDIQLRLVAEDSSVALHEGDFDLAIDLNDGSYPGLLSTTLLDEQIFPVCAPSLLRGRPPLHGPADLVHFPLLHDITAWRGSYEYAEWEFYLNAIGFDGAGVRRGHTFNRNHLTIEAAIAGMGVAIARRTLLNDELERGTLIVPFGVAVPNFKRYVLLYSPGALSHPGVRAVHDWLVEEAEIFRGLHPLGEGQL from the coding sequence ATGAGTCGTCAATTTCATGCCCAGACCTATGTCTGGCTGCATGTGTTTTCTTGTGCGGCGCGGCACTTGTCGTTCACGCGGTGTGCCGAAGAATTGCACATCACCCCTGGCGCAGTGAGCCAGCAGATCCGCCAGTTGGAAGAACGCTTGGGTTTTCGGCTGTTCCATCGACGCGCCCGAGGTGTCGAGTTGAGCGCCGAAGGCCAGCGCCTGGCGATTACCGTCAACGAAGCCTACGGCAGCATCGACGCCGAACTGAGTCGGCTGGACGCCGGGATGATCAGCGGCACGTTGCGTTTGCGTTCGATCCCTTCGTTTCTGGGCAAGTGGCTGACCCCGCGCCTGCCGCGTTTGCAGCAACGGTTTCCGGATATCCAGTTGCGGTTGGTGGCCGAGGACAGCAGCGTGGCGCTGCACGAAGGTGACTTCGACTTGGCCATCGACCTGAACGACGGCAGCTATCCGGGGCTGTTATCCACAACCTTGCTCGATGAGCAGATTTTCCCGGTATGCGCGCCGAGTTTGTTGCGCGGTCGTCCGCCGCTGCACGGGCCGGCGGACCTGGTGCATTTTCCGTTGTTGCACGACATCACGGCCTGGCGTGGCAGCTATGAATATGCGGAATGGGAGTTCTACCTCAATGCCATCGGTTTCGATGGGGCAGGGGTGCGGCGCGGGCATACCTTCAATCGCAATCACCTGACCATCGAGGCGGCGATTGCCGGCATGGGCGTAGCCATTGCCCGGCGTACGCTGCTCAACGATGAACTGGAACGCGGGACACTGATCGTGCCGTTTGGCGTTGCGGTACCCAATTTCAAACGTTATGTGCTGCTGTATTCGCCGGGCGCGCTGAGCCATCCGGGCGTACGCGCGGTGCATGACTGGCTGGTGGAAGAAGCGGAAATATTTCGCGGTTTGCACCCGCTGGGCGAGGGGCAGTTGTGA
- a CDS encoding HPF/RaiA family ribosome-associated protein, whose amino-acid sequence MQIQVNSDNHIQSSIRLEEWVRTTIESTLERYEEDLTRVEVHLRDENGDKPGPHDMRCQLEARPKGHQPVSVTHKADTLEQAIEGAATKLEHALEHLFGKLRGKRAAVTPLPTGAHADALLEEEFLENEQAALNS is encoded by the coding sequence ATGCAAATCCAAGTCAATAGCGATAACCATATTCAAAGCAGCATCCGACTGGAGGAGTGGGTACGTACTACCATTGAGAGCACGCTCGAACGTTATGAAGAGGACCTGACACGGGTCGAAGTCCACCTGCGGGACGAGAACGGCGATAAACCCGGACCACACGACATGCGCTGCCAGCTTGAAGCGCGGCCAAAAGGCCACCAACCGGTTTCCGTGACTCATAAAGCCGACACCCTGGAACAGGCCATCGAAGGGGCAGCCACCAAGCTCGAACACGCGCTGGAACACCTGTTTGGCAAACTGCGCGGTAAACGCGCTGCGGTGACGCCACTGCCGACAGGCGCTCATGCCGACGCGCTGCTTGAAGAAGAATTTCTCGAGAACGAACAGGCCGCGCTCAATAGCTGA
- a CDS encoding DUF3649 domain-containing protein: MKSKPGALPVSYRLAVTSRICAALFGGYAVAALASVSLSVWLPIPRAEAVVSAMMTSFLVYLVAVLWCFACRTAWQAWFGLMVPSLVLAALAGLAYGMGHR, translated from the coding sequence ATGAAAAGCAAACCCGGTGCGCTTCCCGTCTCCTATCGCCTGGCTGTCACATCGCGGATCTGCGCCGCGCTGTTCGGCGGCTATGCCGTTGCGGCGCTGGCCAGTGTCAGCCTGAGCGTGTGGCTGCCGATCCCGCGCGCCGAAGCGGTGGTCAGCGCGATGATGACGTCGTTTCTGGTGTACCTGGTGGCGGTGCTCTGGTGCTTTGCCTGCCGCACCGCGTGGCAGGCCTGGTTCGGGCTGATGGTGCCGAGCTTGGTGCTGGCGGCGCTGGCCGGGCTTGCCTACGGGATGGGGCACCGATGA
- a CDS encoding FecR family protein: MNASINGTQPGFSSQVAEQAVHWLIEMQDAPLSPRQQMAWQQWLDAHSEHQRAWEHIQRVNQRFRGVPSSLAHATLNAPASSSRRRALKLMLILGAGSAATWGLREHNPLTPMLADYRSPIGQRRTWQLSDGSQLQLNTNSSVDVRFDGQQRLIRLLEGEILLTGAADSRPLQVQTAQGLLQAHSARLNVRQFSARTQLAVFDGSVELLPKHGAPLRIEKSRQLSFSAQGADPSRALDANSGAWADGMLVAAHMRLADFLDELGRYRRGQLHCDPKVADLLISGSYPLDDSERILELLEISLPVNVKRFTRYWVTVEARV; the protein is encoded by the coding sequence GTGAACGCCTCGATCAACGGCACTCAGCCGGGCTTTTCTTCGCAGGTCGCCGAGCAAGCGGTGCACTGGCTGATCGAAATGCAGGACGCGCCCCTCAGCCCGCGCCAACAAATGGCCTGGCAACAATGGCTGGACGCCCACAGCGAACATCAACGGGCGTGGGAACATATTCAGCGGGTCAACCAGCGTTTTCGCGGTGTGCCCTCGTCACTGGCCCACGCGACGCTCAACGCACCGGCCTCCAGCAGCCGTCGTCGGGCATTGAAACTGATGCTGATTCTCGGGGCCGGTTCCGCCGCGACCTGGGGCCTGCGCGAGCACAACCCGCTGACGCCGATGCTCGCGGATTACCGCAGCCCGATCGGTCAACGCCGCACCTGGCAGCTCAGCGATGGCAGCCAGTTGCAGCTCAACACCAACAGTTCGGTGGACGTGCGTTTCGATGGACAACAGCGACTGATCCGCCTGCTCGAAGGCGAAATCCTCCTGACCGGTGCCGCCGACAGCCGCCCCCTTCAGGTACAGACCGCCCAAGGCCTGTTGCAGGCTCACAGCGCGCGACTGAATGTTCGGCAGTTCAGCGCCCGCACGCAATTGGCGGTGTTCGACGGCAGTGTCGAGCTGCTGCCGAAGCACGGCGCGCCGCTGCGAATCGAAAAATCCCGGCAGCTAAGCTTCAGCGCCCAGGGAGCAGATCCTTCACGAGCCCTGGACGCCAACAGCGGCGCGTGGGCCGACGGCATGCTGGTGGCGGCGCACATGCGCTTGGCGGACTTCCTCGACGAACTCGGTCGCTATCGCCGTGGCCAACTCCATTGCGACCCCAAGGTGGCCGACCTGCTGATCTCCGGCAGTTATCCACTGGATGACAGCGAACGCATTCTCGAGCTGCTGGAAATCAGTCTGCCGGTGAACGTGAAGCGCTTTACCCGCTATTGGGTGACCGTTGAGGCGAGGGTCTGA